From Triticum urartu cultivar G1812 chromosome 2, Tu2.1, whole genome shotgun sequence, a single genomic window includes:
- the LOC125541734 gene encoding septin and tuftelin-interacting protein 1 homolog 1-like, protein MAILESNIDFSTLLDGNDSGENQPPNPSDMSGSFVFLPSRAVAHMMRRWNYQEGSGLGAQGQGIVVPIQAVVRVRRRPKAGLGYREKPYDNGLHVPPEPPVEEECREWENIARAMRLETECCETILALLHDMMLQGDDSVETTDALKAVAESKKGLHGKRMLGTWKARLPSSAARYIIEQVITPRMVVDMREWKPSWDPDCHDWLRPFIPLIGHLPESLYGTVESKIRNGDYEVASPWKEYLSPVQWDTFSKRHILPMLTRLVREMKITPPKQTDPSFRMVMLWAPLLRAQDVVSILEAEQFFDKWEGALRHWLQAAKPSLGEATAWCTGWKTLFTPELLADETVLAHLDAGLDMVDPAMQDLDSLFSKL, encoded by the coding sequence ATGGCGATCCTAGAGTCCAACATCGACTTCTCTACGCTGCTCGACGGGAACGACTCCGGCGAGAACCAGCCGCCCAATCCATCAGATATGTCCGGCAGCTTCGTGTTCCTCCCCAGCCGGGCGGTGGCGCACATGATGCGACGATGGAATTACCAGGAAGGCTCGGGTCTCGGCGCGCAGGGGCAAGGGATCGTCGTGCCTATACAAGCCGTCGTGCGGGTGCGGCGGCGTCCAAAGGCTGGCCTCGGCTACCGTGAGAAACCATACGACAATGGTCTCCACGTGCCGCCGGAGCCGCCCGTGGAGGAGGAGTGCCGTGAGTGGGAGAATATTGCACGTGCTATGCGGCTCGAAACGGAGTGCTGCGAGACCATCCTCGCGCTCCTGCATGACATGATGCTTCAAGGGGACGACAGCGTGGAGACGACGGATGCGCTCAAGGCCGTGGCCGAGTCCAAGAAGGGGCTCCATGGGAAGCGCATGCTGGGGACGTGGAAAGCCAGGCTGCCTTCTTCCGCCGCGCGCTACATAATCGAGCAGGTGATCACGCCGAGGATGGTCGTCGACATGCGAGAGTGGAAGCCATCATGGGATCCGGACTGTCACGACTGGCTACGCCCGTTCATTCCCCTCATCGGCCACTTACCAGagagcctctacggtaccgtggaGAGCAAGATCAGGAACGGCGACTACGAGGTCGCGTCGCCATGGAAGGAATACCTTAGCCCGGTGCAGTGGGACACCTTCAGCAAGCGTCACATCCTGCCAATGCTAACACGGTTAGTACGGGAGATGAAGATCACGCCGCCGAAGCAAACCGACCCTTCGTTCCGGATGGTGATGTTGTGGGCACCTCTCCTGCGCGCTCAAGACGTGGTGTCGATCCTAGAAGCCGAACAGTTCTTTGACAAATGGGAAGGCGCGCTGCGACACTGGCTGCAAGCCGCGAAGCCCTCGTTGGGGGAGGCCACCGCATGGTGCACCGGCTGGAAGACGCTCTTCACGCCAGAGCTGCTCGCCGATGAAACTGTGCTCGCGCATCTTGATGCTGGCCTTGATATGGTCGATCCTGCAATGCAAGACCTTGACAGTCTTTTTAGTAAATTGTAG